In Oncorhynchus mykiss isolate Arlee chromosome 1, USDA_OmykA_1.1, whole genome shotgun sequence, the following proteins share a genomic window:
- the LOC118966043 gene encoding adhesive plaque matrix protein-like, which yields MDPATILPTTTSSYPPLATGSYQSLATGSLQSLATGSLQSLATKFSSYPSQATKSSSYPSQATKSSSYPSQATKSSSYPSLATKSSSYPFQATKSSSYPSQATKSSSYPSQATKSSSYPSQATKSSSYPSLETKSSSYPFQATKSSSYPSQATKSSSYQSQATKSSSYPSLATKSSSYPSLATKSSSYQFLATKSSSYPSQATNSYPATISLYPSLATSSHPSLATSAYPATTANSYPALANSHYPPSATTASSYSSLATSSYPFPTTSPYPATNSSHAANTTTSLPCCRLS from the coding sequence ATGGACCCAGCCACCATCCTCCCGACCACCACCAGTTCCTACCCGCCCCTGGCAACTGGCTCCTACCAGTCCCTGGCAACCGGCTCCCTCCAGTCCCTGGCAACTGGCTCCCTCCAGTCCCTGGCAACCAAGTTCAGTTCCTACCCGTCCCAGGCAACCAAGTCCAGTTCCTACCCGTCCCAGGCAACCAAGTCCAGTTCCTACCCGTCCCAGGCAACCAAGTCCAGTTCCTACCCGTCCCTGGCAACCAAGTCCAGTTCCTACCCGTTCCAGGCAACCAAGTCCAGTTCCTACCCGTCCCAGGCAACCAAGTCCAGTTCCTACCCGTCCCAGGCAACCAAGTCCAGTTCCTACCCGTCCCAGGCAACCAAGTCCAGTTCCTACCCGTCCCTGGAAACCAAGTCCAGTTCCTACCCGTTCCAGGCAACCAAGTCCAGTTCCTACCCGTCCCAGGCAACCAAGTCCAGTTCCTACCAGTCCCAGGCAACCAAGTCCAGTTCCTACCCGTCCCTGGCAACCAAGTCCAGTTCCTACCCGTCCCTGGCAACTAAGTCCAGTTCCTACCAGTTCTTGGCAACCAAGTCCAGTTCCTACCCATCCCAGGCAACCAACTCCTACCCGGCCACCATCAGTCTCTACCCATCCCTGGCAACCAGCTCCCACCCGTCCCTGGCAACCAGCGCCTACCCGGCCACTACTGCCAATTCCTACCCGGCCCTGGCAAACAGCCACTACCCGCCCTCGGCCACCACTGCCAGCTCTTACTCGTCCCTGGCAACCAGCTCCTACCCATTCCCCACCACCAGCCCCTACCCAGCCACCAACAGCTCCCATGCAGCCAACACCACCACCAGTCTGCCATGCTGCCGTCTGTCTTAA